The region AACAAGAAAGAATAGTTCCTTCTTTAAACAGCCGAGTGGCTTATATTGCCAGCACTCGAATGATATGCAAGTACcactgatatttataatatctttatcgtGACTTAATTTAACTGTCAATGGGATTATTGTCGGCTTAATGATGAGCGAAACGTGGTAGAAAtcgaagaaaattgaaattgcaaGGCCACGTTGCGTCCCTTGTTCGTCTTAGCAATGCATTTTCGCGAcgattttcacaaaaaaaaaaaaaaaccaaagatgattaacgataataatcattttaatcagATAATGTTTATGCAAGTACAAAAATTtggatgattttttattaaaactttactaaaactttcaataaaattaccgACATGAgtgcttttttataaaagtaattgcgaatatattttaagaaagttATTTTTGGGTAAAGTGTCTGAAGAATTTCAATAgtgaatattttcattaaaaagacattttaaaattgcataaaatttttaatttttataataaaattctttaatttttataataaatttctttaataatttttataattttattttacgcctaggatatttcaattatcaagTTCGAAgtcttaatagaaattaaaatgtataattttaagatttttatttttgtacaagacaaatttaaaaactattaattttttttttatattacgaaacctttattttaaaatgccgataaatataaacgcaatgttaaaaatttgcaaatgccAAAGATATGGGCTTATGACATTCGCGTGGCGAGCTAGACCAAACGGACATTTGAACCAGTTTTCGCGAAAATCAAATTTAGAAGGGGTGAAAAGAGAGGGCCTCTCGATATGAATGTCCTTTAATTACAACGGCTGGCTGGACCCTTTTGGGACGCGCGTGTTTACAGGGTATTAGTTAATATACGGAGGACACGCGAAGGGGGGGCGCGGATGGGGCGCGTGCTACCGTTAAAAAGTGAAATGCTACTGGGCGAGTTCATTTTGGCCATTGTGGACATCATTTGGTGGTCTTCGATCGCGGACGTTCACCCTTCTCATTTAGGGCCGCCTCGATCCACCGGAAAGATCGTAATTTATCGCCGCTGCCGACACGCGCTTTCTTGCCACTCGTTTGTCTGGATGCGAGTGACAGTTAAAGTTTTTCACGGGAAAGAACGAACCGTTGAAGTATTCAGCATTGGTCAAATGCGGTGGGTACAATTTgcgaaagtttaaaaaaaaaaagcaatatacgAGAATCATTACTGGTAATTTATCATATGATTATTGTAATACATGACATTTTCAAGATGGATGAGATTGAGTGAAGTTGTTGCGTTCTTCTCTAGCTaggtctttttattataaattgaatcagAAAATGTACAagaggtttttttttcattagtaGTTCTCTTACTAATTGTAAGTTGCATGTCttttcaaaatctttaaaaaaattttctaaaaaaagaaaagaccttcatatatatatatacgtacgaaATGCATTATTGTTCGAGCCTTTGCTCGCTCCATCAGTGTTAGATAcgctaaaatatttcgattattaaaaatccaaatctaaaaaatgattgatagAACTTTGTACGTATTGAAAGAACAACTTGATAGATCGTCTGACTGCCGATCGCAAGCGATTTGTCAAAATTGATTCGTCCGGAACTTTGTTGCGATCAGGTGTTGTCCCGATGTAAACTGGTTCTACAGCtaattcaatcaattaaacCTATATGGGGCGTGTTACACGTGTATCGGTGATAGATATCCATTAAACCTACATTCAATCGCGCACCTGGAGATATTCTGCTATCGGTTGAATGGCAGCTTCGACTTTCAAAggtataacatattttatgaacAACTTATCACAGTGATTTggataatattcattatctaCAATTTGAAaactatatttgtatatttacgcAGTCGTAAtggattaaaatgaaaaaatcataattcataatttcaattgttaattaaaagaaacattacTTGGAacttcttgaaaaatatacatatatgtacaaagtACAATTCGCAGCAATTTCAGTGATTTGCCGTTAATCGCTCGGGGGAGCGATCTAATCGAATATCCGTTGCAATATGTAATGTCCGAAAATCCATTTATGCAGCAATGTTTCGTCGATACTCGATTTAACGCAAGTATGGTTTCGAGAGAGGCATCGCATTAGTTACCATGAAAATGACCAGCTAGGATGACAGCCATTAAAACCATGAACCAGCTGCTTCCCTTTCGAATAGTTCCCCTATGTTCGGAAGACCCCATGGTGCATCACGCATTATAATTAACCATATAGCGATCGCGCCGAGTCACCCCCATGCATCGTATCGTAAGATAAGTAAACTACCCACCTACACGGGGTAGTTGAAAACGTTGCTACGTTTTGTTATTATAGGTTTTAGAATCATATTGCTTTGCTGCATAAATATACgtctttattaaagaataatagcgatttattatatatcgaagatttatattttgcattatatctttattatatttatattttgtatatatatttttattttatagatttataccctctctctctgtctctctctttttgtataacaataatttttttttcttttttttaaattagagttaaatttctaatattttttatttttttatgtcatttagatatttttgtcatatttataattttgtcgtaattaaatttgaaacggATATTATGTAGATTATGTGCACATGTAGGGATAGTCATTTTTGTATCACCCTGTAGTTCACCCCCATACATGTATCAGGACCACCCTAGCACGTGTCCAGGTGGATGTTACAAATGTTCGTTACAAAATGCGATTCGTGCTGCTCAGCTGTCTAATTTTCGATGATTTTGACTCGTTCTCCACGTGTCGATTCCCTGAGAATGTCGATGGAACATCAGATAATGTCGATTTGCCTGCCGCTGTCTAACGTTTATGTaacgtattattaatttaagactTGAGGCAGTGAGGCAAACATAATAACGGCAATAACTGATGCGAAATAACTActgttttatttgattaaatttttactcgtTGAATTAGTTCTATAATACTAGCTGAATTAAtcagaagatatatatatgcaagatACCGTAATCatgcaaaaaattgtaaattctatatttcaaTACATCGAGTAAATAGAGAACGTGAAAAATAGATCACATAATAGAATTACATAACCATTTTTAATTagcgagagatatatattatcacaattatcagttttattttttaaaattatagcaCATGTGTCttggtataatataatataacatttttaaaacattttctaatatatgatattcttAACTTATATAGCAagggtaagaaaaaaaaataagaacaatAGATAGAAATGAAAGCACGATAGTTTATTATTCGCTTAAATGACTAGATGACTAGAGGGGGTGTCCTAATTCTAAAACGAAATGTACATAGGACTTTCTTCCGTCTCTCTCGTGCGACGACGAGATTGCGAAGAGATGCGAGTTGATGTTTATAATCAATTAGTCTTTGGAGGCGCTGCATTGTTGTTTCCTCGAGGAACCAACTGTTTCAAGCTTTCGATGGATCGCCGCCgtcgcgaaaatatttttaaaatttttgcgcgGAGTTTGTTAAAAACCGTGTCGATAAATCGCGAGCTACCGCGAAAGACACCTTCGATCGGCTCGCTGAAGACAATGattcattaattgtaaaaattttaatatggcGATTCTTGCGACAATGAATCCATCCACAAAAACCTCCAATAAATCACttgacaaattatttacaagaattaattaatatgtccGTAACAATTAATCCTACGGAGAATTACTCTAATAATTGATCAATGATAATAGTGCTTGAAGGACgcgaaagagaataaatatataagattcaaTAGCGTAGATAATGTCTTTTCTACTAAaacgattattaaaatgtcataCACACGCgcagctttctctctctctctctctctctctcttttcctctctttcatgcttatatttaattatatttaatatttctcgatgATCATTCTGtgcaatatatgttttaaattttttctctctgtaatcttgaaaaaaattattgcaataatattttatataagagcatttttataataataatatattaattctttaaacatTTCTCTTCTTAAAAGAAAGAGCTAATTGCTTGCGAGAGATTCGCCGTTTGACGGCACGTTTAAGTTAACATGGTGATTTTTTCGCCACCGCAgcaaaataagagaaaactGCACGTGTGCAGTAGGGGGTCTAAGGATATACGATCGTTTCTGATTCGACGTCATATTCTACGCGGTCTTCGTTATCGCCGCAGTCGTGGTAGTCGTCTTCGTTGTTTTCGACGAATCGACATTTTGTTGCTTCGTCACGTCCATCGAAGTCGTCAAAGGCTTTTTATTCGCGTCGCACATTTTTCGAGCTCGCCAGTAATCTGTaacgaaaataaatgataacaaaattaaaaggtATTGAATGTAAACAACGTGTTATTGAAACGTCGCGTCACGAGAAGTCGTAacaataatagtataaaaactgtataaaaacaaaacttcGAGACACAAAAGCATTCGTTCTATTCATTCGATACACTTCACGCGTCGTGAATAGATAGGTCCTTTGCGAAAGGATCACGTAAGAATATTCCgtaacgaatatatttttaacattccgTGGCGGTATATGAAGTTTAGTGGATCGATCGGGTCATCTCTCATTGCGACGTCGCGTAACCTGTATAGGAGCATCGTGCGAGAGAGAAGCACGAAATTTCCACAACAAAGACTATACACACAGGAATCGTCTTAGGGGCACCCTACTTTCGATCAGGTAACCACCTGAGCATCCTACCCtcacttctttttatttcgatttttccctcttttcttCACTGACTACTGACAGGTGCGATTTTATGTTAACGGTACCAGTTCagagagtgaaaaaaaaaaaaaaaatcttgttctcTATCGCTTCGATAAAAACGCGAGGAATATAAGACGACACACATTTCGTtctgtgaaataaataataaaatgtgtgaaGAAAAGCGATCGAACTGCTTCTaccacatttatatatatacagtggaTAAGGATAATACAAGATATAGTGAaactatatcttttattttattttattttattttattttttttttttgtaacttgTTATGTCTATCTTTTGCTCATTTATTCTCTCAGCATCTTATTCTAAGTTTTTGATGATGTTGAaattgtaattacatttttttttttttttgtactaaaGGAACCTCTTttctgtttataaatataaataaataacttttgtagccataatttttttgatcaatttgaaaataatttttttttaagcatcgCGATTTAATCGATCATTCTTATCCGTCGAagcattaaagaatattagcGTTCGCGAAATGACATAACGAATCGGTGCGCGACTTGATCCGACAAATCGATGAAAGAaaggtcgaaaaaaaaatccacgcAATGGCCATATGTCGAGGACATGATCCTTTCTCTCCGtacttctctctttttggCAATGGTTCGCCATATGGCGCGCGAAACCAAGCTCTTCCTCGATCAGTgttcattctctttctctctctcttttctctgtcTCCTTTTCTTTGATCGCGTTCACAATTTCGGTTGTCAACATCTGTTTCCACGCCTCAACGTGCCACGAAGTAGATCCTAGATGCGTCGTAGAAGGCTCGACGCTTACCTGTCCATATGTCTCAAACGAGATTTCGTTTCCCTTTGTTCGCGGATCCGAACGGTCCTTCGTCTGACGCGTTTTTCACCCAAACGAAGGATCTTTTTCGAATCGCTCTCCAAGACGTCTCTGATTTTGCGGGAGAACCAGGCGAACGGAAGAGAGTCTGCCTTAAGTCGCGATCGAAAGGATCCTTTGTCGATTTCTCGTCGCGAGGATCGAGAACGTCAAAGGTTTTCTATTCCACGACGCGGAAAATAATATCGTGATCCATACCTCTCGTTTCTACGATACGATCACCGCGCTTATTTTTCCTCCCGTtaatcgtaaaagaaaatagaacgttttttatcgttttctcGTTACTCTTGTGATATGGGCCGAATAGGTATAAAAGACGAAAatccaaatttttctttatttaattttttattttgtttattctgtatagatgtaaaatattttggttaAGTGTAACCTAAACGTATTTTATCTTGGATTAAGGGGGCATATCCGTTCGAAAACTCTTGGAAGATAAGttcattttctagatttttttgcagcgcaacgatttgataaaaactttttatatttttacaatattaataaaattattatattataatattattaaatattattaagtacttaaatacaaattttcagctaaaaaaaaaatgtttcttttttttaagttatgcgaatatttgcagatttatattttcataatttaaagaaaactttttttaagctgaaaatttttatttaaataataatattgtattaatattataaaaaaaattaaaaatttttattaagtcgttgcgctgcaaaaaaatatactcatTTTTCGAGATTTCAAACGAGTATACACTTCTTTAAATACAAGAGATAAAACATGCGAgccaacaatattaaaaagtaacttTTTTACGGcaatagtaaattattaaaatgaaaaagaagtgTCGTACCTTATATCTCGTTAAATTAGTAAACGTAACTTTCATTAGACTATGAAAATGTTAAACAAAGGAGTTAGTGCAATTAATGTATCCAATTCTTGTCATATCAAATGCAACTTGTTCCAACAGGTGTGACGCGCGACCTTCGAAAGGCCTCACGCGACACGGTATCGCGTGTTCGCGGAGTCTGATTTAATCGTGGGAAAAGACGTTCCAGTCGTCATGGGCCTGTAGCAAGGGCTAACAGGTGTTGGTGGAAAAAGAGGTGCTGGTTGCACCGTCCCGCTCCGTTGAATTTTTGAGGGTCGTCGCGTTCCAGTCCAAGAAGTCACCGTGCGGGGGATTATCAGTGCAAATAGGCACAGGATCTCTCTCGaagttgagaaaattaatcttttcccCTCGCGCGCGCTACGATTATCTCGCACACGTGTTTCAATCTATCGACCATTTTTTTAGCCTGCGAACCACTCTGAATGTCTACATATGATTTCAAAACGGATATTAgccattatacattttttatgatatatatatatatatatatatatatatatatatataaattatttttataaaagagttataaaaaaaagtataaaaattattttataaaattatttcataaaagaataaaaactttttgaaaattattatcccgAATGaggaatataaaatgcatacaaAGCGACGTACGTTATCGGTTCATTTCGCATGCAGTGGCTGCAAAGTTTTGCACTtggtcgaaaaaaatataatatccattGTGCACTAAAATTCATGCGATTACATTGGAGGAGGAAGTAGAAATGTGTCATGCCGGGAGAATCCAAGGAATGCTATCGCGGCTTTCTCTTACTCCTTGGAAATCGGGGCTCTTCGGTAACTCACGACTGAACCCTTACAGGTACTTTACGTCAGTCGCCTTAAACCCGTGACTCATAGTCGTGATTCATTCTCGATCACGACGTTCCTTCCCTAACCGCGTTATTACATCGCGTAGAATGTGACTAGCAACTGAAGTTTCTCACGCGATCACACCCACACGTGTTCCCTTATCTTTCTTGATAAcgcaagtatttttttttcgtagatATTGGATAGATGTTGCGCAGGAATTAGTGGATGTTTCGTCGAATACGACGGAGAattgtgagaaaaattaaGCTGCAactccaattttttaaataaaaaaaatactataattgtttattataattttttaatttaataaaatttattaaaatataattaaatatagcagttggataaattttttttttaaatatatattttattaaattatctgagGAACCATTCATgaagattgcaaaaattatttatttatattttgtaataatttcaaaaaatactgaatctcattttctttttttttaattcatagcTAAACCACATTATTGTTGCAACGTAGCAAACAACAGGCTTACATTCACGATTTCGTATTAAACGATGATCTCATAGAGATATAaagtttatagaaattaatttatatatatcgcataaataaaatttctagaaaaaaaaaactttttaaaaaggcCAACATGAATTTCTAGTCGGAAAAATCTCTAGTTTAGACTGCCTAGATTATCCCTGCGAGGGTCCCGTTTACGACGCGTGCTCCTAGCGTAAGAAACGAATAGCCTAACAGGATGAAAGGTTCTCCGAAAGAACGCGTAAGACGGTAGCCGGGAGTACTCAGACGAGGGATATATAGAAGCTGGAGGAGGAGAAAAGGCGGAAGATGCGACGAACTTAGAATAAGAAAACAGGTCGAAGCCACGCGACCAGGCCGCGCCTGCGCATTCGACTTCCCTTTCTTCGGCGCGGCTTTCCCGCCAAAAAGTCGCGGCTCTATGACGCCACGCTGAGCGACAGACATTCGCCGCTACTTTGCAATCTCGTTACAGCGTCATCCAATGAGCTAAATGGTAGATGATTAATTGCCGAAGaggttaattttaatctttgctttttttcatTGCAAGCCACACGTTTGTGTGTATATCAGGTAAAAAATTACTATGTGATACTAGAGTTACGAATACAATTCGgttgcataatttaatttccatttcAAGGAACATTACAGCGGCATGCCATATTGAGTTATGtgtaagagatatttttagcTCGGCCACGCGCATTAAAACCAAGACGGTACCAACCAAAAGATTCGTGAAAAAATCCACCTTTGGCGCGTGATACATGCATTCcgataaatttttacgtaTCGTCCGTTCACAGGGAAATATTTACCGAACACGATTCTCGTAACTCATACCCTCTTTCGTGCACACATCGCGTCCATGTACGTTTAATTTCTGTTAAGTTTATCAGTAAAATTCGCGTTGATATTTCGCGAGAGAAATGTTGCTCACCGTGAATGCTGGTCTGCCTTGAATACGGATTATTCCGCTTTTTGTTAGTAGTCGACGACTCGCTCTTCTCGTTGTTTCGCCTCTGATAATTATTCTCCTTGTCCTCAGAACAGGGATCCACTCCCCATCTCTTGGCGAACTTGCTTCTCTCCGTGTCTAGCGCTTCCTGGAACATTTCCATGGTGTCCCGCGGGTCCGGCTTGCCAAAGAGACAGCGTGGTACTCGCGAGGCCATGGTAGTCGAGCTGGGTAACACCGTGTAATAGATTTCGCAACAGATCGAAGCTGCCAGCATCTCGGGTTCCTCTTGTGTATTTCACCGGGTGCGTAATTCGAGTTATGCAGATTCCCGGCAACTTGCGTTTTCCAATTCGAGATACTTCGCGCTCCCCTCACTTTTTGAGGAGAAGTAGAGAATACGATATTAAGGAATGTCGATTCTTCTTGTGTCTTCCGTTCCTCGGAAGAACAGAAGAATCTTGGATGACGTAAATGGCGCCGCGTCGGTCAACTTTTCTGTGAAGTTTCCTCCTCCGATTCTTCGATGGTCACTCTTCTCGCGCGACGTCGGCCCAAAACCAACCGACCAACCTTGATCTTCACTGTACGACGGTCAGACTCGTTCTGGTAGGATCGTTCGGGACGATGGAGCCAGTCGACTCAGATCCGTTTGAGCAAAACCACGAGGTCCGGTAGTCCCCACTACCGGGTGTTCAAATTCAAATCTGATTGGTGCGCCGCGCGGGTTGCGCAGTAAAAATGGCGCGAATATGCTCTAGCAACATCCTCGTTGCACGCACGCTGACATCCGCACGCGCGTTCTCTCTCTGGTACGTGCGCTCTCCACGTGTACCCTCACCATCGTGTTCTCAAGCTCGAAACCGTCCAACGGATTATGCTAAGCGATCTCTCGGCCTTGTGGTAGGaaagagcgcgcgcgcgcgccatcAAGCGTACcttctgtctttttttctaagtAGTGCGATGTATAGAAAGATCACGATCGTGGTTCGAGCGTGTCACGATGCGATTCAAactactctctctttctctttctcaaatCTCTCTGTTTTCCTTCATTTAATTTCCTTCCGGATTACGCTGCATCTGATCGAGCGAAGTTTCAAGtgtgcgaaaataatttttattattttattgctaattGTTTTATCTGCAAATTTACATCAATTTGCctctttaaataatctcttacatgcatagaaaataatttaaatttttatatacctatatttttaatcggcTTTTTGATGCACATGCTAAAATGtgttactattttttattttaaatttaattactttttgattaaatattagatacaatttgaaactatatatgtaaagccaatatataataagtttatcatgtttctattaaaaatttattttttggagAAAGttgagattatattttggaAAGTTTCATAGAGGAACAGAGAAATGATTTAGATCGCGTAAGCGTGCACACCAATGAGACTGCAGGACAATTCACCCAATTGTTGTTGGCACGATTCTGCCTCGAGCATTTTTGCGGGAAGTCGGGTGTTCTGTAGCAAGAAGAAAAAACGGTCGTCCGAGCAGGTGGAGCAGCCGGAGAATGAGAGGGAGAGACCAGAGTGGAAGCAAGTCCCGGGCAGAAAATCGCTCTTCGAGTCGCCGCTATCGATATTTCTCGAGCACATAGAATTTTCGGATAGACGTGACTTACGAATAGACGAAcgtaatataaactataatcaACAAAGCatcttttcataaaatcaagcatcttgctttttattttatgttatattaaatttattttataaatttaatataacataaaattaattataaatgtatgttatattaaatttatttattgaatcgcCTTTTAATTCATCATATTACGATTTAGTATCttaattgtgattttttttttattttattgcgtttTTATACATTCTCCGTGAACAGCAGATATTATGTAACAGGTCAATGTAATTCAATGCAATGGGGCCGCCTATTCTATACAGGGTATTCAGATTGTATAACTCAGGGAGATCAAGGTCTCACCTTTGACTCACACGCgtaaattttagtttctttgaaatcttttttcatcaaaaaatcgATGAGATTGCGATTTGACTCAATTTCATGGAAAAACGAAACCGATGTCGTAAATGTCATCAGTCAACCAAATTCGTATGTTCTCGACAAGACCAGTTTCTCTTGCGCTTTCTTAAGCTTCTCCAAGATACTGAAAAGTCTCAAGGAAGATTattgcta is a window of Cataglyphis hispanica isolate Lineage 1 chromosome 4, ULB_Chis1_1.0, whole genome shotgun sequence DNA encoding:
- the LOC126849367 gene encoding uncharacterized protein LOC126849367, translated to MLAASICCEIYYTVLPSSTTMASRVPRCLFGKPDPRDTMEMFQEALDTERSKFAKRWGVDPCSEDKENNYQRRNNEKSESSTTNKKRNNPYSRQTSIHDYWRARKMCDANKKPLTTSMDVTKQQNVDSSKTTKTTTTTAAITKTA